A region of Subdoligranulum variabile DNA encodes the following proteins:
- a CDS encoding recombinase family protein, translated as MNAVIYARYSSDNQREESIEGQIRECTAYAEKNGITILRHYIDRALSAKTDNRPEFQNMIKDSGKRLFDMVIVWKLDRFARNRYDSARYKTTLKKNGVKVVSATEIISNGSEGILLESLLEGYAEYYSADLAEKVSRGMTENVLKSKYNGGNRTMGYVIDSDRHFQPDPLTAPFIREVFQRYAEGATMTEIRDWLNEQGVRNTRGQKMNYGSIQRILNNRRYIGEYTFRGTVSPEGIPALVTRELFDRVQERMAKNRKAPARYKAEEEYLLTTKLFCGYCGAYLCGESGVSHTGKVHRYYKCVSVKKKRTECHKKSVRKDWIEDLVVSETMKMVMDDQVIEAIVSMLMDLQDRENVNLPLYEQQLREVDRAIENLLNAIQQGILTKSTKARLEELEANKEDLETRITCEKLAKPRISAEFITFWLQRFRKLDVRQESHRKMLIDTFINAIFLYDDKVVLTFNYKEGTKTITFDDLKTALAEEKISSDLDCQAAPRRALRKT; from the coding sequence ATGAATGCTGTGATCTATGCCCGGTACTCCTCGGACAACCAGCGGGAAGAAAGTATCGAGGGCCAGATCCGGGAATGCACTGCCTACGCTGAGAAAAACGGCATTACCATCCTGCGCCACTACATTGACCGGGCCTTGTCCGCCAAGACCGACAACCGCCCGGAGTTTCAGAACATGATCAAGGACAGCGGCAAACGCCTGTTTGATATGGTCATTGTCTGGAAGCTGGACCGGTTTGCCCGCAACCGCTACGATAGCGCCCGTTACAAGACCACACTGAAAAAGAACGGGGTGAAGGTGGTGTCTGCCACCGAGATTATCTCCAACGGGTCCGAAGGAATCCTTCTGGAAAGTCTGCTGGAGGGCTATGCGGAGTATTACTCCGCCGATCTGGCAGAAAAGGTCTCACGGGGAATGACCGAGAATGTCCTCAAGTCCAAGTACAATGGGGGAAACCGCACCATGGGATATGTCATTGACAGTGACCGGCATTTCCAGCCGGACCCCTTGACTGCGCCATTTATCCGAGAGGTATTCCAGCGGTATGCCGAAGGAGCTACCATGACCGAGATACGGGACTGGCTCAATGAGCAAGGGGTAAGAAACACCAGGGGCCAGAAGATGAACTACGGCAGCATCCAGCGGATTTTAAACAATCGCCGGTATATTGGAGAATACACCTTCCGGGGAACCGTATCGCCGGAGGGTATCCCGGCCCTTGTGACGCGGGAACTCTTTGACCGGGTGCAGGAGAGGATGGCCAAAAACAGAAAGGCCCCGGCCCGTTATAAGGCCGAGGAAGAATATCTGCTGACTACCAAGCTGTTCTGCGGTTACTGCGGAGCGTACCTCTGTGGGGAGAGCGGTGTCAGCCACACGGGAAAGGTGCATCGGTACTACAAGTGCGTATCTGTGAAAAAGAAGCGGACGGAGTGCCACAAGAAATCGGTGCGGAAGGACTGGATCGAAGACCTGGTGGTCAGCGAGACCATGAAGATGGTCATGGACGATCAGGTCATTGAAGCCATCGTGTCCATGCTCATGGATCTGCAGGACCGGGAGAATGTGAATCTTCCCCTGTACGAACAGCAGCTGCGGGAGGTAGACCGGGCCATCGAGAATCTGCTGAACGCCATCCAGCAGGGGATTCTCACCAAATCCACCAAGGCACGGCTGGAAGAACTGGAAGCCAACAAAGAGGACCTGGAGACCAGGATCACCTGTGAGAAGTTGGCTAAGCCTCGGATCAGCGCCGAGTTCATCACCTTCTGGCTGCAACGGTTCCGCAAACTGGATGTACGGCAGGAATCCCACAGGAAAATGCTCATTGATACCTTCATCAACGCCATTTTCCTGTATGACGACAAGGTGGTGCTCACCTTCAACTATAAGGAAGGAACCAAGACCATCACCTTCGATGACCTCAAGACCGCTCTGGCAGAGGAAAAAATAAGTTCGGATTTGGATTGCCAAGCTGCACCAAGAAGAGCCTTACGGAAAACGTAG
- a CDS encoding helix-turn-helix domain-containing protein: MIEVGKRLKALRESIGFSQVKMAQALGSTQSSINRYENGQSSPSVELFRRYADYFDVSLDYIFARTDKPQGETYHFKPKAAPEREELRQFIEMCFDPQSPMNEKLKETLFRMMEGES; this comes from the coding sequence ATGATAGAAGTGGGTAAGCGATTGAAAGCCCTGCGGGAGAGCATCGGATTCTCTCAGGTGAAGATGGCCCAGGCATTGGGCAGCACACAGTCCAGCATCAACCGATATGAAAATGGACAGTCCTCTCCATCGGTGGAACTGTTCCGCCGGTATGCAGATTACTTTGATGTGTCCCTGGATTATATCTTTGCCCGGACGGATAAGCCCCAGGGGGAAACCTATCACTTCAAGCCCAAGGCAGCCCCGGAGCGGGAGGAGCTGCGGCAATTCATTGAGATGTGCTTTGACCCGCAATCTCCCATGAACGAAAAGCTGAAGGAAACCCTGTTCCGCATGATGGAGGGTGAATCATGA
- a CDS encoding RNA polymerase sigma factor has product MPVIYQFSYDSPVRYLPLAYMLPYDVISHYPTLSKLPRSMGALNASPGWGKVILSQQFLNEIMDAVASLAFPHFGFGGWKEHYSGYSPVWRLSYALPLWAKGVEKLRGWGVQALFALPPDYEIPFCDPEDVRQVMKQVVEQTIEEQGWGPMLEVIRNMPCEEDFERWDTNVRKDFLRKWYHTRSKRVQTVSLEECMEDEDSNIHSLPDPKGDFTEQVESEDFCRRFKATLSQKDMAILELRVEGYTLEEIADRLGYKTHSAVVKRMEAIKKQFIQYEQESGR; this is encoded by the coding sequence ATGCCCGTTATCTACCAATTTTCCTATGACAGCCCCGTCCGTTACCTGCCTCTGGCGTATATGCTGCCCTATGATGTGATTTCCCATTATCCTACACTGAGCAAACTGCCCCGCAGCATGGGAGCACTGAACGCTTCCCCCGGATGGGGCAAGGTCATTTTGAGCCAGCAGTTCTTGAACGAGATCATGGATGCCGTGGCTTCCCTTGCTTTCCCTCACTTTGGCTTTGGCGGCTGGAAGGAACATTACTCCGGCTATTCCCCGGTATGGCGCTTGTCCTATGCCTTGCCCCTGTGGGCCAAAGGAGTGGAAAAACTGCGGGGCTGGGGCGTGCAGGCACTCTTTGCCTTGCCCCCTGACTATGAGATTCCCTTCTGCGACCCGGAAGATGTGCGCCAGGTCATGAAACAGGTGGTGGAACAGACCATCGAGGAACAGGGCTGGGGCCCCATGTTGGAAGTAATACGGAACATGCCCTGCGAGGAAGATTTTGAGCGGTGGGACACCAATGTCCGAAAAGACTTCCTCCGCAAGTGGTATCACACCCGCTCCAAACGGGTACAGACCGTTTCCCTGGAAGAATGCATGGAGGATGAGGACAGCAACATTCATTCCCTCCCCGACCCAAAGGGTGACTTCACGGAACAGGTGGAGAGCGAGGACTTCTGTCGGCGGTTCAAGGCCACCCTATCCCAAAAGGATATGGCGATTTTGGAACTTCGGGTGGAGGGATACACACTGGAAGAGATCGCAGACAGGCTGGGGTACAAAACCCACAGTGCCGTGGTCAAGCGAATGGAGGCTATCAAGAAGCAGTTTATCCAATACGAACAGGAATCAGGGCGATAA
- the mobV gene encoding MobV family relaxase, translating to MGEKSQYAILRFTKHKAGPAGALEAHHERRKEQYASNPDIDVRRSKDNFHIIQPTQKYRREINSRIKAAGCRTRKDSTMFVDTLITASPEFFKGRSRQEVRAYFTEAVAFMEQKVGRGNIFSAVVHMDEKTPHLHLCFTPITKDGRLSAKEILGNRVQLSRWQDEFHAHMNKAFPVLQRGESSLVTKRKHIPTWLFKQSTDLSKQQQAIEQVISQIGVLNAGKKRDELLQMVEPYFSQLEKHLGQMKKYQATIQYLTQENINLRSQIKEDDSSQKELELFMLKKENQQLRRFVDNIPPEVRKALREQQKVHRRAKEQER from the coding sequence ATGGGAGAAAAATCACAGTATGCAATTCTACGGTTTACCAAACACAAGGCGGGACCGGCAGGTGCTCTGGAAGCACACCACGAGCGCCGGAAGGAACAGTACGCCAGCAACCCGGACATAGATGTCCGCAGGAGCAAGGACAATTTTCATATCATTCAGCCCACGCAGAAGTATCGGCGAGAGATAAACAGCCGGATCAAGGCGGCGGGCTGCCGAACCCGGAAGGACAGCACCATGTTTGTGGACACCCTCATCACTGCCAGCCCAGAATTCTTTAAGGGAAGAAGCAGGCAGGAAGTCCGGGCCTACTTCACGGAGGCTGTGGCCTTCATGGAGCAGAAGGTGGGGCGGGGCAATATCTTCTCCGCCGTGGTACACATGGACGAGAAAACGCCCCACCTGCATCTCTGCTTCACCCCCATCACGAAGGATGGACGGTTGTCTGCCAAGGAGATTTTGGGGAATCGGGTGCAGCTCTCCCGGTGGCAGGATGAGTTCCACGCCCACATGAACAAGGCGTTCCCAGTCCTGCAGCGGGGGGAAAGTTCTCTGGTCACCAAGAGAAAGCACATTCCCACATGGCTGTTCAAACAGTCCACTGACCTTTCTAAACAGCAACAGGCCATTGAACAGGTCATTTCTCAGATCGGGGTGCTGAATGCAGGGAAGAAACGGGACGAGCTGCTGCAAATGGTGGAGCCTTACTTCTCCCAGCTGGAAAAGCATTTGGGCCAGATGAAGAAGTATCAAGCCACCATCCAGTATCTGACCCAGGAGAACATCAACCTCCGAAGCCAGATCAAGGAGGACGACAGCAGCCAGAAGGAGTTGGAGTTGTTCATGCTGAAAAAGGAAAATCAACAGCTGCGGCGGTTTGTGGACAACATTCCCCCGGAAGTGCGAAAGGCGCTGCGGGAACAGCAGAAAGTCCACCGTCGGGCGAAAGAACAAGAGCGATGA